The DNA sequence TATTACAACTAGTAATAAAGCATGGAGGTCGTAATGATATGAAGAAAAAAATTGTAGGAGTATTAATCGCTACGATGATGTTAACAGGGAATCATCAAAAAGTAGCAGAGGCATCGCCATTAGCAACACAGAATGTTGTTTATCGAGTATATATAGATGATGAAGTGGTAGGACTTATCACAGATAAAGAAGAATATGAAGAATTTGTAGTTCAACAGAAAAAAGAGTTATCGAAGCAATATCCTGAACAAGTGGTTATTAAGTCACCGACAAATGTTCGTCTAGAAGAAGAGGTAACTTTATTACCACTTACGACAATTGATAATCAAGCTGTTTTAAAAACGGTAGCTAAGAAAGCAAATTTCCAAGCATCGGCTTATAAGATTTCAATTGATGAATCAACCTTTGTTGTACAAGATGCTAATGTTGTTTCTAATACATTATTAGAATTAATGGCTTATTATACAGGTGAAGAGGATATACAGAAGATTATGGATATTGAAAATCCAATTGAACCTTTAATGGAATCAGGATCTCAATATATTGGGGCTAAAGTGGTAGAAGCAGTTAAAGTTGATACAGCTTATGCTAATCCAGATGAAATTTTAACACCAGAAGAGACACGTCGCATGGTATTATACGGTGAAGCTAAACCAAAAGAAACTGTCATTTTTGATGAAGATTCATCATTGTGGTACATCGCTAATGACCATGGAATGACTGAAGAAGAGTTGATTTTATTAAATCCTCAGGTTAAAGGTTTAAAGTGGTCAGAGCTATTAGGAATGGAGTTAGATGTCACGCCATTAAATCCAATGATTACTGTTGAAACAGAAAAAGAAAAAGTAGATATTTCAACAATTGCTTATGAAACAGAGTATATTGATGATGATACGATGGTCAAAGGACAAACGAAGATTCAACAAGAAGGTCAAAATGGTGAGTCTTTAAAACGTACAAAAATTGTTTATGAAAATGGCTCACAAGCTTCATTAGAAGTTGTTGAAGAAAAACAATTATCAGAACCTGTGAACAAGGTTGTTGTGCGTGGAACAAAAGTTGTCTCAGGTGTTGGAAATGGAAGTTGGGTTTGGCCAACAACAAATCGTAGTGTCACATGTGGATATTTATGTTATAGTGGTCATTATGCCATCGATATTCAAGCTTATATTGGACAACCAGTTTATGCAGCTGACAATGGAGTTGTTGTAAGTGCCGGATATAGTGGTGCATATGGTTATAATATTTTAATTAACCATAAAAATGGATATTACACACGATATGCACATTTAAACTCTTTAAGTGTATCAGCAGGTGATACGGTTCAAGGCGGTCAAACAATTGGAGAAGCTGGAAATACCGGAAATTCAACGGGACCTCATTTACATTTCGAGATTCGTACGAATACAGGTAGCCAACCAAGTTATGCACCAAATCCATTAGATTTTTATTAATTAAAAGCATGAAACCTCTAGCGATTAGTATACTATAAAGTATACTCGGTTAGAGGTTTATTTTTTTATCGTTGTTTTTGTAGTGAAATTGTATAAACTCAGTCGACTTATTGACAAATAACTATGAACTTGATATATTAATCTACATACAAAAATAGTAAATTATAGGAGTGTGAATTGTTTTGGACCCGTCCATGTATTATTTAATACTTGTTATCATGATTATTTTATCAGCATTCTTTAGTGCTTCTGAGACTGCTTTTTCGAGCGTAAACTTAATTCGTTTACGTCAATATGCGGAAGATGGTCGTCCAGGTGCTAAAAAAGCGCTGAATGTAGCCGAGCGATTTGATGAAGTTTTATTAGCTATCTTAATTGGAAATAATATTGTTAACTTAGCATCAGCGTCACTGGCAACCATTGTAGCAACGGAGGTTTTACACTTAGGTGCATCTGGTGCCCCAATTGCCACAGCTGTTATGACTATACTTATTATTATCTTTGGTGAAATCTTACCTAAATCATATGCCAAAGAAAATTCAGAGTCTTTAGCCTTAGCTATCGGGACAATTTATTATTATATGATTATTATTATGAAGCCTTTAATTAAGATCTTTATGGTTTTAAAAGACTTTGTTGCTAAGTTATATCGTAAAAAAGATGATGAACCATCAGTCACTGAGGATGAATTAAACGTAATCATTGATACAATGGAAGAAGAGGGGGTATTACAGCAAGATGAGGTTGAGATGCTTCAAAGTGTCCTAGATTTAAGTGAAACTTTTGTTAAGGATATTATGACACCTCGAGTTGATGTCATTGCTGTAGACGTTCACGATTCTACTGAACATATTAAAAATGTCTTTTTAGAAGAAAAGTATTCGCGTATCCCTGTTTATGATGAATCACGAGATAATATTGTAGGAATTTTATATGAGCGTGATTTATTCTCTGCTATTATTGAAAGAGGATCGACTGAAGATATCGTGATTGCAGATATTATGCGTGATCCGATGTATGTTTCATATACAATGCGTGTTTCTGACTTATTAACTCGTCTACAATTAGAAAAGCAACATTTAGCGATTGTTGCAGATGAATATGGTGGAACTGCTGGACTTGTCACAATGGAAGACGTTCTTGAAGAAGTTGTTGGTGAAATTTATGATGAGCATGATGAGGAAGAACAGTTCTTTACTAAGAAAAGTGATACGTTATATGAAGTAAAAGCAGACATCGAATTAGATGAATTATTTGATATTATGGGTATTGATTTAGATATTCCGGAAGATGCTTATTCATTAGGAAGTTGGATGTACTCAAAAATTGAAGATATCCCGGATATCGGTGATATGTATCAATATCATAATTTAGTTTTCACCATTATTGAAGTGGAAGATCGCCGTATTAAACGCGTTAAAATTGAAGTTATGGATTCATCAGAAACGGAAACTGAATAATTTAGAAGGGCTTGAAGATTAAATCTTCAAGCCTCTTTTTTTGTTCATTTATGGTAAAATAAAGAAGTGTTGAAAGAGGGGATGGTATGATAGGTGTATATTTATTATTAATCATGTTAATTGTTTTAGTGTTATTAGTACTAATCAGGCAGAATCCAAGTAGTGGAAGACGCCAACATTCATTACTTGAACAGCAAATTAAACAGGTGATTGATGAACAACAGCGAATGGAAAAAAGGTTGCAACAAACTAATTTTCAAATGTTAGATACCGTTGGACAAAATAATGAGCGAGTGCTCGATCGTTATGGCCAATTTGAGCGTACGATTCGTGGACAGTTACTTCAACATAGTACGGTGGTGACGGAACAGCTACAGCGTGATTTTGAAAAGTTAAATGAGCGCATGGAAGTGAATTTGATGCGTATTAATGATAAGGTGAATGAGCGTTTAGATCAGTCGTTTAATAAAACAAATGAGACGTTTCAGAGTATTTTAGTTCGATTAGCGAAGATAGATGAGGCGCAAAAGAAGATTGAAAGTTTATCAACAGATATTGTTTCATTGCAGACGTTGTTAACAGATAAGAAAAGCCGTGGAACATATGGGGAGGTTCAGTTGTATCAAATTTTGGCTTCAGTATTTGGAGAGAAAAATGACCGTTTGTATCAGACTCAATATAAGGTTTCAAATGGAACGATGGTTGATGCGATTTTATTTGCACCAGCCCCATTAGGAAATTTACCGATTGATTCGAAATTCCCATTGGAAAACTATCAGCGAATGATGGATCGTAACTTACCTGATGTAGAACGTAAAATTGCCACCAAGCAGTTTAAACAAGATGTGAAAAAGCATATTGATGATATTGCCATGAAGTATATTACACCGGAGGAAACATCGGATCAGGCGATTTTATTTTTGCCAGCAGAGGCCATTTTTGCAGAGATTAATGCTTACCATATTGATTTAATTGAATATGCTCAACAAAGACGAGTTTGGTTAGTTTCTCCAACAACTTTAATGTCGACTTTAACAACGATTCAAGTCATTATAAATAATCTTGAACGCGATCGTCATGCTTTAGTCATTCAACAAGAGTTAAATAAATTAGGAGATGAATTTAAGCGATATAAGGAACGTTGGGATAAATTAAGTAAACACATTGATACAGTTTCAAAAGATGTCAAAGAGATTCATATTACGACTGAAAAAATTGGAACTCGCTTTGATTCGATTTCAAATGTTGAATTAGATTTTAAAGAATAACCGTTAATAATTGACAAGTTACGAGTTTTTTCTTATAATGAATAATGAAATTAAAAATAAATATAATAATATACTCTTATTAAGAGCGATGGAGGCATAGGGGCCTATGAAGTCGCGGCAACCTCCTTGAATAGGAAGGTGCCGACCCAAGCGAGTTTAACTCGAGCAATAAGAGGGTTTGAATCAGTCATTCAAGTCCGCTTATAGCGGACTTTTTTTGTTAGCCTAAAGGGACAACTTCGGGGTTATCCACTCAAGTGCTAAGGAGTGATGAGCAGTAGTGAATCCGACCAGCCTTTGTGGTTTTACCGCATTAGATGAGCTATATGTAAGCTTATCTCTTTAAACAGAGTAAAAGTTAGATAAACTGTACACCGTAGGTGAAACTATAAGTTGTTCTTTCCATGTTATCCGCTAGTATGCTCATGATCTGAGCGGCCAGCGATAGATTATATGTACTAGTTTGTTAAAGAAAAAAGAATTACTTAGAAAAGGTGGATTATTTTTCTTAAATTGTCCATTATAGGTATGAATGATTGATTTTGTTAATGATTTTTAAATATTAACCGGCCCGAGCTATTATCTCTCGTCAGGAACTTAATAATATAGAGTATTTCTTAGTGTAATTAGAAGGAGGACATTAGTATGTCAGAACGTCGATTATTTACATCAGAATCTGTAACAGAAGGGCATCCAGATAAGATTGCAGATCAAATCTCAGATTCAATTTTAGATGCTATCTTAGCAAAAGATCCTATGGCACGCGTTGCTTGTGAAACGTCTGTGACAACAGGATTAGTCTTAGTATTTGGAGAAATTACTACTTCTTCATATGTTGATATCCAAAAGGTTGTTCGTGAAACAATTCGTGAAATTGGATATAACCGTGCGAAATATGGGTTTGATGCAGATACTTGTGCTGTGTTAACAGCTATTGATGAACAATCTGTAGATATTGCAATGGGGGTTGATCAAGCATTAGAAGCTCGTACAGGAATTATGACTGATGAGCAAATTGAAGCAATTGGTGCAGGGGATCAAGGATTAATGTTTGGTTTCGCCACAAATGAAACTGAAGAATATATGCCTTTACCAATCTCATTAGCACATAAATTATCTCGTCGTTTAACTGAAGTTCGTAAAAATGGAACCTTAGATTACTTACGTCCAGATGGTAAAACACAGGTAACAGTTGAATATGATGAGGCAGGAAAACCAGTTGCAATCGATACTGTTTTACTTTCAACACAACATTCACCAGAAGTAAGTCACGAACAAATCGAAGCAGATATTAAAAAACATGTCTTTGATGCAGTGTTACCACAAAACTTAGTAACAGAAAATACTCGCTACTTAGTTAATCCAACAGGACGCTTTGTCATTGGTGGACCACACGGAGATGCTGGATTAACAGGACGTAAAATTATCGTTGATACATACGGAGGATATGCACGTCATGGTGGTGGAGCATTCTCTGGAAAAGATGCAACTAAAGTAGACCGTTCAGCGGCTTATGCAGCTCGTTATGTTGCTAAAAACTTAGTTGCAGCGGGATATGCTGATAAAATTGAAATTCAATTATCATATGCCATCGGTGTTGCTCAGCCAACTTCAATCATGGTTGATACATTTGGAACAGGAAAAGTATCAAATGCCAAGATTGTAGAAGTTATTCGTCAAAACTTCGACTTACGTCCAGCAGGAATCATCCAAATGTTAGATTTACGTAAGCCGATTTATAAACAAACAGCTGCTTACGGACACTTTGGACGTACAGATGTTGATTTACCATGGGAACGTTTAGATAAAGTTGAAGCTTTAAAATCACAATTTTAATAAAATAAAAGCCTGGTTCTAATTTTTGAATCAGGCTTTTATTTGTGTACTTAGAATCTCTACAATCATAAACGACATTTTTTTTGACAATAGGTGATATAATATAATGTAAAATTAAAGTTTAAATTTTTGAAAGGAAGTGCCTCTGTGCGTAAGAAGTTATTACTTATTATTAATCCAACTTCAGGACGTGGGATAATAAAGGACTATTTATTACTGATTATTAGCCAATTGAGCTTAGCTGGATATGAGGTGGTCGTGTATCCCACTAAAGCTAAATATGATGCAGTGGAGAAAATGAAAGAGGCTAGAAATTATGATTTAGTCGTTGCAAGTGGAGGCGATGGAACCTTAAATGAAGTCATCACAGGGTTAATCCAAGCAAATGCGAATACACCAATTGCGTACATTCCAACTGGAACGACCAATGATTTTGCTACCACACTTGGAATTCCTAAAAATATCCCTAAAGCGTTAGATTTATGTATTCAAGGGAAACAGATGCCAATTGATATTGGACAGTTTGGTAGTCGATATTTTACTTATGTTGCTGCGTTTGGAGCCTTTACTGATGTCGCTTATGAGACGCCACAACCACGAAAAAATATGTTAGGCGGATTAGCCTACTTAATTGAGGGATTATTAAAGTTACCTACCATTCAATCGTATAAGTGTAAGATTACTCACCGTGATGGTGTGATTGAAGGGGATTATATTTTTGGAATGATTTCTAACTCAGATTCTGTCGCAGGTATAAAAAATGCATTTGGAAATCAGGCTGATTTAAGTGATGGTTTATTTGAAGTGACGTTAATTCGTGCTCCGAAAAATCTGATTGATATTCATCGAATCTTAAATGACTTTTTAAATACTCAATATGATTCAGAATATGTAGTGACATTTAAGACGGATCGTATGACTGTTGAGAGTGAGCAAGATGTTAAGTGGACATTAGATGGTGAAGATGGTGGGATTTTAAAAAGTGTTAATATTAGAAGTTTACAACGACGAGTACAAATTCTATCTTTAAAAATGTAGACATCAGCTATTCTTATAATTAGAAAGAACAGCTGGTGTTAAATGAAATGGATAGCACCTCTATAGTAGATGAAAAAAGTGATTCTATCTCTGATAAAGAATCACTTTAAATTCTATTATGGGGGTATTTTTATATCATTAGAAGGGTTAATATTATTAGTTTGGTTTGTTAATCGTCTAATGTAAAGGGGGTTCGTTCAATAATTGGTTTCTCTTTAGAATATTGCTGTTTTGAGTTATTGTTACTGAGATGTTTATTAATAAATTGGATCAAATTTACAATCACAAAGATAAAAAGACAGAAGGTCATGCCGGTCACTAGGCCTAAAACATCAATTTCAAAATCACTAATCTGTCCTGTTCTTCCCTCGACAAAGAGTTGATGGATTTCATCAGTAAAGGCAAAGAGTGATCCACAATAAAATGTAATTAAGAAGGCTTTATAGAAGTTAAAGGCGTAAGTAAAGACCCCCATTGAAAGTATCCCAAGTATCATATAAATCCCAAAATGTGCCCATTTACGAATGATAAAGCTCCAATTACTATAGGTAGAGAAGATAAAAGGATAAAGTTCTTCTAAGTTTAATTTATAAAGTACTTTAATAACAAATTGATCCCATTGACGTAAAAAGTTATTTAAGAATTCAAATTGACTGAGGAATAAATATAAACTATTTGAGAGGGAGCCAGACTCTCGACCGGTTTGAGCGGATAGGCTATAGATTAACTTCATAAAACAATAGATTGTCATCAGTCCAATCAAGAGAAATAATCCTTTCTTTAAATGTTCTCGTTTCATATCACACCTCCATCATTAAGATTTTAAGTATTATACAATATTTTCCTTTTGATTGCTAGAGCTTTTTTGTATAACGAAGTATGAATCTTATTTTAGGAGACATACTAAGAAATCAGATTTTTAATGAGTTTCATGTAATTTTTTATATAGGAGCTAGAAGGATGAAGAGATTATGTATATTAGTAGTGTGTTTGTTGTGCTTATTATCGGCACAAATAAAGATATTAGCAGATGATGATTTAGGTTCAGGTGATTATCAGGATTTTTCCACGGTAGAGAGTACTTTAGAAAAACTTCGATCTTATAATCCCAGTGGATTAGTTAATTATATACAAGTCGTTGATCAGTTATTTTCGATTCAATCTTTGTCTGATTTATTTAACCCGTATTATTACTACAGTATTAATACAAATATGAGTAATACAACAGAAACTACACGTACAAAGATTGTTAGTGCCTATTGTGATCCTTATTATTATGAAGTAGTGATGGCAAAGTCTGATGGAAGTTATGAACATGTTGCTTGTTTACAAACGTTTGAAGAAGCAAAGGAATTAAAGTCTAAGGTTCAAGGCTTGACGTTTGATGATGGAGTTTTAGTCGTTTTGAATGATGGCATGATTGTGATTTCGATGGACCCAACTATTGTTCAATTTAAAACGACGACTTGTGGAGCTAATCATAATTTAACGAATTCTGAAACACTAGATACGTATATTAATGCCTGTTATATTGATGAGGCCTTATTAGTTGATGAAACAAAAGAGGGGTTTAAAATTTATATGTCAGGTTATGATGGTTGGGTTGATCGTCATGCGGTGTATGATGCTTCGGCAAGTACTGAAACATGGGTCAGTATTATTCCGAGTAATCAAGTTCAAAATATTTCGTACTATACCAAAGAAGGTGAAGATCTCATTCATTATTTAGCACAAGATGTTCGAGATGCTTTAGCAAAGACACCTTTGATTATCGGTAAAGCACCGCACTGGATGGAAGAAGGAAAAAGTTATTATAGTTATGATGGGATTTATTTTTATGATGATTGGCAATCGATTTCAGTTGATGGGGTAGGAGCAATAAATAGTAGTGAACCCTTCTATAATTATTTTCAATACCTCCCGTATCGTTCAAAAACAAATTATACGTATGATGAGTTGAATACTTATTTAAATCAGTTAGGTTATACACAAAAGGCTGTTACTTATCCACCAACTGAAGGTGAGAGTCAGTTAGTAGATGAGGGAGAAAGCTTTTTAGAAGCCCAAGAATTATTTGGGATTAATGGGGGATTAGAGTTTTCAATGGCTTTACATGAAAGTGGTTATGGTCGAAGTAAGATTGCGATTGACAAGAATAATACGTTTGGGATGAATGCGACGGATCAAAATCCATATGGGAATGCCACACAGTTTACGAGTATCCGTAACGGTGTATTCTATCATGCAGAACGCTATGTATCTTGGGGATATACTGATGCTGTTTCGGATTTTAGATACTATGGTCCACACGTTGGGAATAAAGGAAGTGGGATGAATGTTAAATATGCCTCTGACCCTTACTGGGGTGAAAAAATTGCGGGGCATTACTATCGTATGGATAAAGCATTAGGTGGTAAGGATTATAATTATTATCAACTTGCGATTAAACAGAATAATCAAGTGATTCCTGTTCATTTGGATTCAGAGGGGAATCTTGCTTATTTAACTTCAAATCAACAACAAAGTACGGGCATTCGTAACTATCCTGTTTTAGTGTTAGCTCAAATGGAGGATCAGCTCAAAATTCAAAGTGATATGCCAATTTCAGAACAAGAAGTGATAGAATCTGATATAACGTATAATTTTGAGACGAGTGAGGCTTATGTTTCAAGAGATGATTTTATGTTATTAAATGAAGAGACATCTAATCGCCCGAACGAGGTGATCACGTATGTCACTCTTTCGGTAGGAGATGAAGTAGAATTGACTCAATTATTAGGGGGATCTCAATTAGAGTTATCCACACTCGAATTTGAAAGCACGGATGAGTCGATAGCAGTCATTAAACAAGATAAGCTTATTGCTAATTCATCGGGAATTACTCGAATTTTATCATCCAAAAATAGTGAGATTGATTTTGATGTCAGAGTCGTGATTCCAGTTGAAAAGCTAAAGATTAAAACAGAAGTGAGGTCATTGAAGGTAGGGGAATCTGTTACATTAGATTATGAACTTTTGCCATTAGATGCAAGTCATCAGAATGTTTTGTGGTTAAGTAGTGATGAAGGGGTGGCAACAGTTACACAAGGTGGTACGGTTCAAGGAATTGCTGAAGGAGAGGTTGTGATTTCGATTTTAAGTGATGATGGAGAGCGGATCGATCAAATTCGTTTAAAGATTAAATAGTAGAAGCAGGTTTTGTATAAGCCTTACAAACGATCTGTTATAATGAAATGAACATTTTGAGTCGAAGGAATTATACATGAATAAAGAAAATAGGATTAGTTTGTAGGCTATATCTTTACCATTCAAAAGCTTTAACGATAGAAGATTTAGAACACTTTATAGTGAAAGAATAAAAACTCAAAAAATGGTCAATGCTATTAGTAACTGTTAGTTGTCTGAGGTGATCAAAGTGGTTGTTAATTTATTCTTATTGCTATCGATATCCATTCTCTTATTATTTTTTATTAATCAACTACGTATCACTCAGATTTCACCAGAGCATCTATTTTCTTGGCTGAAGTGGTATGGACTATGTTTGATTGTTTATTATGTTTTATCTTCGAATCAATATTATTTTGAGCGAATGAATTATTTATTAGTAGATGTCGTGAACTTAAGCGTTCTAATTATCATTTCTTTTGGCATGATGATTTATGTTCATCAATACTGTATTGATAAAGAGAGAGAAAATAAATTAAAAGAATTGGCTATTGCTTACGCACTGTTGAAGAAGGAAGAACAGGATCGAGAAGCTGAATCTTTTAAAAAAGAATAAAAAGATAGTTTTAAACTATCTTTTTTAAATTGTATAATGGTAATTAAAGTTACATTATCGGAGGTTTTTTATGAAGAAGATTACACTTGATAAACAATTAAAGGAGAAAGTTCCTGGTTACTGTTTAGCCATCATGTCTTTTGATACAGAAGTGACACCAACACAGGAGTCATTAAAACAAGAGATGGAACAGCTAGAAAAAGAGATGATGGAACAATTAACGCTAGAGACGCTGTTAAAACAACCACGTATTGCGGCAGCTCGTGCCGGATATAAAGCATTAGGGAAGGATCCGTCACGTTATCGTCTATCAACAGAAGCTTTACTTCGTCGTTTAATTAAAGGTAATGGGCTTTACTTTGTTAATAATGCTGTGGATATTGGAAATGTTTTATCAGCTCGAACGCAACGTAGTGTGGCTGTATTAGATGAAGATAAGATTCAAGGAGATATTTTGATTCGTATTGGCCAGGATGAACCTTATGAAGGAATTGGTCGTGGAAATATTAATATTGAAAATATCCCAGTGTATTGTGACGAAGTAGGTCCATTTGGAACACCGACATCCGATACACCTCGAACTCGTATTACAGAAGAGACGAAAACTATTTTATTATTCATTACATCATTTAATGGGACGGATGGTTTATTACAAGATGTTGAATTAGCTAAAGACTTATTCTCAAGATTTGGTCAAATGACGAATTTTTCACTGGAAATAGTGGAATAATGTTACTATGTATTCTAGACTTGTGATATAATCTAAAAATAGATTTTTATATATTAAAGGCGCAATATTTGCATTAGTTTTGAATTTTAGCGAGGTGTTTTTTATGGAAATGGTCAATGAAAATTCAAACTTCATTAAGACGATTATGAAAGAAGACTTAGAGAGTGGTAAGCACAAAGAAATTATTACACGCTTCCCTCCAGAACCAAATGGTTATTTACATATTGGTCACGCGAAAGCCATTTTAACAAACTATTTATTAGCTAAAGAGTTCGGTGGAAAAATGAACCTTCGCTTTGACGATACGAATCCCGTTAAGGAAGATGAAGAATTTGTTCAAGGGATTATCAATGATATTAAATGGTTAGGTGTTGAATATAACGAATTATTATTCGCATCTGATACATTCGAGAAAATGTATGAGCATGCTGTTGAATTAATCAAAAAAGGTAAGGCATATGTTGATGATCAAACACCTGAGGAAATGCGTGAAAACCGCGGGACATTAACTCAACCTGGTGTTGAATCACCTTATCGTAATCGCTCTGTTGAAGAAAACTTAGAGTTATTCGAAAACATGCGTAAAGGTGTTTACAAAGATGGAGAAAAAGTATTACGTGCTAAAATCGATATGGCTTCTCCTAATATGAACTTACGTGACCCTGCATTATATCGTATTTTACATACAACTCACCATAATACAGGTGATAAATGGTGTATCTATCCAATGTACGACTATGCTCATCCATTAGAAGATGCATTTGAAGGAATTACTCACTCATTATGTTCATTAGAGTACGAAGATCACCGTCCACTATATGATTGGGTAATTGAAAACTGTGAAACAGAAGCAAAACCTCGCCAAATTGAATTCGCTCGCTTAAACATGAAGAATACAATCATGTCGAAACGTTATTTAAAACAATTAGTGGATGAAGGTGTTGTTGATGGATGGGATGACCCACGTATGCCAACGGTAGCGGGATTACGCCGTCGTGGTTATACACCAGAAGCAATTACAAACTTTATCCAAGAAGTTGGATTATCAAAAGCTGTAAGTACAGTTGATCCACAAATGTTAGAACACTTCATTCGTGAAGATTTAAAATTAAAAGCTCCTCGTACAATGGCTGTTTTACGTCCATTAAAAGTTGTTATTACTAACTATCCAGAAGGACAAGTTGAATATTTAGATGCTGAAATCAATCCAGAAGTGCCAGAAATGGGAACTCGTCAAATCCCGTTCTCTCGTGAAATCTATATTGAGCAAGAAGATTTCATGGAAAATCCAGTTCCGAAATACTTCCGCTTATTCCCTGGAAACGAAGTTCGTTTAAAACATGCTTACTTCATTAAATGTACTGATGTCATTAAAGATGAAGAAGGAAATATCGTTGAAATTCATGCAACATATGATCCAGAAACGAAATCAGGATCAGGATTTACAGGACGTAAAGTAAAAGGAACGATTCACTGGGTAGATGCAACACATAATATTCCAGCTGATTTCCATTTATATGAACCGTTATTAATTGAAAATGAAGAAACTGAAGGATTACCATTCTTAGAGCGTATCAATAAAAACTCTGAAGAAGTTGTTCAAGGATTCGTAGAAGAAAATATGAAAGATGTTCAAGCACATGACAAATTCCAATTCTTCCGTCACGGATACTTTAATGTTG is a window from the Turicibacter bilis genome containing:
- a CDS encoding diacylglycerol/lipid kinase family protein; amino-acid sequence: MRKKLLLIINPTSGRGIIKDYLLLIISQLSLAGYEVVVYPTKAKYDAVEKMKEARNYDLVVASGGDGTLNEVITGLIQANANTPIAYIPTGTTNDFATTLGIPKNIPKALDLCIQGKQMPIDIGQFGSRYFTYVAAFGAFTDVAYETPQPRKNMLGGLAYLIEGLLKLPTIQSYKCKITHRDGVIEGDYIFGMISNSDSVAGIKNAFGNQADLSDGLFEVTLIRAPKNLIDIHRILNDFLNTQYDSEYVVTFKTDRMTVESEQDVKWTLDGEDGGILKSVNIRSLQRRVQILSLKM
- a CDS encoding DNA recombination protein RmuC, encoding MIGVYLLLIMLIVLVLLVLIRQNPSSGRRQHSLLEQQIKQVIDEQQRMEKRLQQTNFQMLDTVGQNNERVLDRYGQFERTIRGQLLQHSTVVTEQLQRDFEKLNERMEVNLMRINDKVNERLDQSFNKTNETFQSILVRLAKIDEAQKKIESLSTDIVSLQTLLTDKKSRGTYGEVQLYQILASVFGEKNDRLYQTQYKVSNGTMVDAILFAPAPLGNLPIDSKFPLENYQRMMDRNLPDVERKIATKQFKQDVKKHIDDIAMKYITPEETSDQAILFLPAEAIFAEINAYHIDLIEYAQQRRVWLVSPTTLMSTLTTIQVIINNLERDRHALVIQQELNKLGDEFKRYKERWDKLSKHIDTVSKDVKEIHITTEKIGTRFDSISNVELDFKE
- a CDS encoding VanZ family protein; protein product: MKREHLKKGLFLLIGLMTIYCFMKLIYSLSAQTGRESGSLSNSLYLFLSQFEFLNNFLRQWDQFVIKVLYKLNLEELYPFIFSTYSNWSFIIRKWAHFGIYMILGILSMGVFTYAFNFYKAFLITFYCGSLFAFTDEIHQLFVEGRTGQISDFEIDVLGLVTGMTFCLFIFVIVNLIQFINKHLSNNNSKQQYSKEKPIIERTPFTLDD
- a CDS encoding hemolysin family protein, yielding MYYLILVIMIILSAFFSASETAFSSVNLIRLRQYAEDGRPGAKKALNVAERFDEVLLAILIGNNIVNLASASLATIVATEVLHLGASGAPIATAVMTILIIIFGEILPKSYAKENSESLALAIGTIYYYMIIIMKPLIKIFMVLKDFVAKLYRKKDDEPSVTEDELNVIIDTMEEEGVLQQDEVEMLQSVLDLSETFVKDIMTPRVDVIAVDVHDSTEHIKNVFLEEKYSRIPVYDESRDNIVGILYERDLFSAIIERGSTEDIVIADIMRDPMYVSYTMRVSDLLTRLQLEKQHLAIVADEYGGTAGLVTMEDVLEEVVGEIYDEHDEEEQFFTKKSDTLYEVKADIELDELFDIMGIDLDIPEDAYSLGSWMYSKIEDIPDIGDMYQYHNLVFTIIEVEDRRIKRVKIEVMDSSETETE
- a CDS encoding M23 family metallopeptidase gives rise to the protein MKKKIVGVLIATMMLTGNHQKVAEASPLATQNVVYRVYIDDEVVGLITDKEEYEEFVVQQKKELSKQYPEQVVIKSPTNVRLEEEVTLLPLTTIDNQAVLKTVAKKANFQASAYKISIDESTFVVQDANVVSNTLLELMAYYTGEEDIQKIMDIENPIEPLMESGSQYIGAKVVEAVKVDTAYANPDEILTPEETRRMVLYGEAKPKETVIFDEDSSLWYIANDHGMTEEELILLNPQVKGLKWSELLGMELDVTPLNPMITVETEKEKVDISTIAYETEYIDDDTMVKGQTKIQQEGQNGESLKRTKIVYENGSQASLEVVEEKQLSEPVNKVVVRGTKVVSGVGNGSWVWPTTNRSVTCGYLCYSGHYAIDIQAYIGQPVYAADNGVVVSAGYSGAYGYNILINHKNGYYTRYAHLNSLSVSAGDTVQGGQTIGEAGNTGNSTGPHLHFEIRTNTGSQPSYAPNPLDFY
- the metK gene encoding methionine adenosyltransferase, with the translated sequence MSERRLFTSESVTEGHPDKIADQISDSILDAILAKDPMARVACETSVTTGLVLVFGEITTSSYVDIQKVVRETIREIGYNRAKYGFDADTCAVLTAIDEQSVDIAMGVDQALEARTGIMTDEQIEAIGAGDQGLMFGFATNETEEYMPLPISLAHKLSRRLTEVRKNGTLDYLRPDGKTQVTVEYDEAGKPVAIDTVLLSTQHSPEVSHEQIEADIKKHVFDAVLPQNLVTENTRYLVNPTGRFVIGGPHGDAGLTGRKIIVDTYGGYARHGGGAFSGKDATKVDRSAAYAARYVAKNLVAAGYADKIEIQLSYAIGVAQPTSIMVDTFGTGKVSNAKIVEVIRQNFDLRPAGIIQMLDLRKPIYKQTAAYGHFGRTDVDLPWERLDKVEALKSQF